DNA sequence from the Actinomycetota bacterium genome:
CTTCCGCCTGACCATCCCGCGGACGCTCGCCATCATCCGCGCGCTCATGCTGCGCGTGAGCGGCCAGGTCTTCTCGATGCCGACCGCGAGCATCGAGGAGACGCTGCGTATCGATCCGGCCGAGGTCCTGAAGGTCGAAGGCCGCGAGGTCATCCGCCGGCAGCAGCGCACGATCCCGCTGGTGCGCCTCGCCGACGTCCTCCGCATCCCGCCCGTCGAACAGGCGGGCACGAAGATGTCCATCGCGGTCGTCGGCTTCTCGGGCCACCGGATGGGCTTCATCGTCGACTCCTTCGTCGGCGAGCAGCAGATCGTCATCAAGAACCTCGGCAGTCACCTCAAGAAGGTGGACAACGTCGCCGGCGTGACCATCCTGGGGGCCGGCGAGGTCGTGCCGATCCTGAACGTGCCCGACCTCATGCAGAACGCGCGCATGCTCTCCGGGGGCCTGCGCCCGCGCGAGGTCAAGGCGGCCGAGAAGGAGGCCGCCGGCCCGCGTCACGTGCTCATCTGCGAGGACTCCTTCACGACCCGCGAGCTCGAGCGGTCGATCTTCGAGGCGGCCGGCTACGTCGTCGAAGTCGCCATGGACGGCGCCCAGGGCTTCAACAAGCTCAAGGAGGGCCTGCACGTCGACGCGGTGGTCACGGACGTGCAGATGCCGAACATGACCGGCTTCGAGCTGACGCGCGCCATCAAGACCGATCCGGCGCTCGACGAGATCCCCGTCATCATCGTCACCTCGCTCGAGCGTGACGAGGAGAAGGCCGAAGGCATCGACGCCGGTGCGGACGCCTACATCACGAAGTCGGTGTTCAACCAGGACACCCTGCTCGACACGGTCGAGCGGCTCATCAGATAGAGGCGAGAGGGAACCTGTGCCGGCAGGAAGCCGCATCCGCGTCGTGATCGTCGACGACTCCCTGGTCGCCAGGGAGATGCTCACCCAGATCCTGACGAGCGACCCGGACATCGAGGTCGTCGGCGTCGCGTCGGACGGGCAGGAGGCCATCGACGCCGTCGCGCGCCTCAAGCCCGATCTCGTCACCATGGACATCCACATGCCGAAGATGGACGGCATCGAGGCCGTCGAGCACATCATGGCCTACACGCCCGTGCCGATCCTCGTCGTCTCCTCCTCGGTGCACGGCGAGGGCGTCGGGCGTGCGTTCGACGCGCTCGGCCGCGGCGCGCTCGAGGTGGTCAAGAAGCCGGAGCCGCGCGACTGGGCCGAGCTCGAGCGCATCGGCTCCGAGATCATCCGTCGCGTGCGGATCCTGTCCCGTGTCCGCGTCATCACGCACATCCGCGGCAAGCTGCGCCCGCCGGAGCACCTGCCCGAGGGCCCGGTGCACGCGCCGATGCCTCACGTCGGCGGCTCGGCGGTCGTTGCCATCGGCTCCTCGACGGGCGGCCCCTCGGCGCTCATGACGGTACTCGGCGCCCTGCCGGGCAGCTTCGCCCTGCCTGTGGTGGTCGCCCAGCACATCGCCGACGGGTTCATCCCCGGGCTGGTCGCGTGGCTACAGACCGGGTGCAAGCTGCGGGTCGTCCCGGCCGAGGACGGTGCGCGCATGGAGGCGGGCCACGTGTATTTCGCACCTACGGGCCTGAACCTCGAGGTCGACGGCGCGACGCTCCGCTTCACCGCGCCGGAGCGCGGCCAACTCTACATACCCTCGGCCGACACGCTGTTCCGCTCGGTGGCGCGCACGCACGGCCGCCACGCGATCGGAGTCATCCTGACCGGGATGGGCGCCGACGGGGCCGCGGGGATGAAGATGATGCGGGAGGCGGGGGCCCATACCATCGCGCAGGATGAGGAGACCTCGACCGTCTACGGGATGCCGCGCGCCGCCAAGGAGATGGGCGCCGCGAGCACGGTGCTCCCGGTCGGCGCGATCCCCGCGGAACTCGTCGCGATGACCTCGGAGGACTGAGTCCCTGGAGGTCGCGCGACCGCTCGTCGGGTCAGGCTTCTTCAGGTTGCTCGATTCCGCGCGATCGTCCCCGATACTTGCTACAAGGATGTGAACGTCACGGCCGCTCCTCGCTCCTCCCGCCGGCACGGGAAGGCAGCGGCGTTGGACCGGAAGGGGTGAGGGCGTCATGCCTCTACACATGCACACACATGATCGGGCGGTGACGCAGAGGCCCGCGCTCGCCCTCGTGCCGTCCGACGGCGCGCCGACTGCCGGGGGTGAGAGGGGATGCTAGCCGTGGACCACAAGCACATCATCGACCAGCACGTGAAGAGCGTCCTTCACGAGTCGTTCGGTCCCGCTGCCGCGACGATGATCTTCGCAACCGCCTCGAACCGGGCCGGCGTCCCGATCATGGGCATCACCAAGGACCAGTTCGAAGCCTTGGTCGATGCGATCGTCGCCGACCAGCGGGTCCTCGACGCGTGGGGTTCCACAGGTTGCGCGGACAGGCGCCGCGAATGGCGGGCGCTCGCCGGGTAGCGCGTCAGGGGCGGGCATGCGTGGCCTCACCGGAGGGTCCCTCGCGAGGGGCCCTTCGGTGTCTCTCGCGTATACTCGCAGGCATGGACGACCTGCCCATCGGCGTGTTCGACTCCGGCCTCGGCGGCCTCACGGTCGCGCGCGAGATCGTCCGCGCGCTTCCTGCCGAGGACGTCGTGTACTTCGGGGACACGGCCCGTTGCCCCTACGGCCCGCGTCCGCTCTCCGAGGTGCGACGGTTCGTGCTCGAGATCGGGCAGTGGCTCACGCGACGCCGCGTCAAGCTCATCGTCGTGGCCTGCAACACCGGCACGGCCGCCGGGCTCGCGCTCGCGCAGCGCGTGTTCGACGTGCCCGTCGTGGGCGTCGTCGAGCCCGGCGCCCGCGCGGCGGTCCAGGCGACGGTCAACCGCCGTGTCGGCGTGATCGGCACGGTCGGCACGGTCGAATCGGGCGCCTACTCGCGCGCGGTCCGGGCGCTCGACGAGGGCGTGACGGTGTTCTCGGCCGCGACGCCGAAGTTCGTCGACGTGGTCGAACAGGGGCTGCGCATGGGCCCCGGCCAGCTCGAGGACTGGATCTCCGAGACCGCCGAGGTCTTCGTCCGGCCGTCGTTCTACGAGATGGCGCGCGACTACCTCGACCCGCTCAAGCGCGCCGGCATCGACACGCTCGTGCTGGGCTGCACGCACTTCCCGCTACTGTCCGCGTCGATCGGCCAGGCGATCGGCCCGCGTGTCCGTCTCATCAGCTCCGCCGAGGAGACCGCGCGCGAGGTGCGCGAGACGCTCGAGCGCCGCGGCCATCTGCGCGACGGCGGCGCGGGCGCCGTGGAGGTCTTCACCACCGGTGACGCGGCCGAGTTCGCGATGCTCGGCTCGCGCGTGATGCGCCGGGGCATCCCGGTCGCCGAGCACGTGGCCGTCGACGGTCTTCGTGCCTTGGTCACGTCCGAGATGGAGGCGGCGCTGGCCGTCTACGAGGCCGAGGTCGCCTAGATGCGGGTGACGGTGCTCGGCTCGGCCGCTTCGTACGCGGGTCCCGGGCAGGCGTGCGCAGGCTGCCTCGTGCAGGGCGCGAGCGCGGCAGTGCTGCTCGACTGCGGGCACGGCGTCCTCGCGAACCTCCAGCGCGTCGCGGACCCGCTCGCCTTGGACGCGGTCGTCATCTCCCATGCCCATCCGGACCACTTCGTCGACCTGTACGCCCTGCACACGATGCTCCGCTATGCGCCTCAGGGCCCGGCCGGCTCGCTGCGCCTCCATGCTCCCGCCGGGCTGATCGACCGGATGGGCGCCCTGCTCTCGGAGCGCGGTCGCGCATCGCTCGCAGAGGCGTTCGACGAGCGCGGCCTGGTCGCCGGAGCGCCGCTGGCGTTCGACGATCTCACCGTGACGGCGTTCCCCGTCGACCACATGGAGGGGTCGTTCGCGCTCACCGTCGAGTGCGCCGGCCGACTCGTCTGCTACACGGGCGACACCGCGCCCGGCGCCGCGATCCTCGCTGCTGCGCGCGGCTGCGACCTGCTGATCGCCGAGGCGACGCTGCCCGAGCGCTACGCAGGACGCGCGCCGCATCTTTCCGCGCGCGAGGCGGGCGCACTGGCGCGCGAGGCGGGCGCGGCCGCTCTCGCACTCGTGCACATCTGGCCCGCCAACGACCGGGAAGAGATACTGCGGGACGCGGAGGCGGAGTTCCCCGGGCCC
Encoded proteins:
- the cheB gene encoding chemotaxis-specific protein-glutamate methyltransferase CheB, whose translation is MPAGSRIRVVIVDDSLVAREMLTQILTSDPDIEVVGVASDGQEAIDAVARLKPDLVTMDIHMPKMDGIEAVEHIMAYTPVPILVVSSSVHGEGVGRAFDALGRGALEVVKKPEPRDWAELERIGSEIIRRVRILSRVRVITHIRGKLRPPEHLPEGPVHAPMPHVGGSAVVAIGSSTGGPSALMTVLGALPGSFALPVVVAQHIADGFIPGLVAWLQTGCKLRVVPAEDGARMEAGHVYFAPTGLNLEVDGATLRFTAPERGQLYIPSADTLFRSVARTHGRHAIGVILTGMGADGAAGMKMMREAGAHTIAQDEETSTVYGMPRAAKEMGAASTVLPVGAIPAELVAMTSED
- a CDS encoding response regulator, whose amino-acid sequence is FRLTIPRTLAIIRALMLRVSGQVFSMPTASIEETLRIDPAEVLKVEGREVIRRQQRTIPLVRLADVLRIPPVEQAGTKMSIAVVGFSGHRMGFIVDSFVGEQQIVIKNLGSHLKKVDNVAGVTILGAGEVVPILNVPDLMQNARMLSGGLRPREVKAAEKEAAGPRHVLICEDSFTTRELERSIFEAAGYVVEVAMDGAQGFNKLKEGLHVDAVVTDVQMPNMTGFELTRAIKTDPALDEIPVIIVTSLERDEEKAEGIDAGADAYITKSVFNQDTLLDTVERLIR
- a CDS encoding MBL fold metallo-hydrolase — translated: MRVTVLGSAASYAGPGQACAGCLVQGASAAVLLDCGHGVLANLQRVADPLALDAVVISHAHPDHFVDLYALHTMLRYAPQGPAGSLRLHAPAGLIDRMGALLSERGRASLAEAFDERGLVAGAPLAFDDLTVTAFPVDHMEGSFALTVECAGRLVCYTGDTAPGAAILAAARGCDLLIAEATLPERYAGRAPHLSAREAGALAREAGAAALALVHIWPANDREEILRDAEAEFPGPVSLPSEMDSFDL
- a CDS encoding glutamate racemase, giving the protein MDDLPIGVFDSGLGGLTVAREIVRALPAEDVVYFGDTARCPYGPRPLSEVRRFVLEIGQWLTRRRVKLIVVACNTGTAAGLALAQRVFDVPVVGVVEPGARAAVQATVNRRVGVIGTVGTVESGAYSRAVRALDEGVTVFSAATPKFVDVVEQGLRMGPGQLEDWISETAEVFVRPSFYEMARDYLDPLKRAGIDTLVLGCTHFPLLSASIGQAIGPRVRLISSAEETAREVRETLERRGHLRDGGAGAVEVFTTGDAAEFAMLGSRVMRRGIPVAEHVAVDGLRALVTSEMEAALAVYEAEVA